The Candidatus Thermoplasmatota archaeon genome contains a region encoding:
- a CDS encoding iron-sulfur cluster assembly protein has product MASRDEIINALKGVYDPEIPINIVDLGLVYRVEPHENGVVQVDMTLTAMGCPVGPAIMEVVKGTVLTLEGVKDVQVNLTYDPPWSPERATDDGKVMLAAMGIPI; this is encoded by the coding sequence ATGGCTTCCCGGGACGAGATCATCAACGCGCTCAAGGGCGTCTACGATCCCGAGATCCCGATCAACATCGTGGACCTCGGCCTCGTCTACCGCGTGGAACCGCACGAGAACGGCGTCGTCCAGGTGGACATGACGCTCACCGCCATGGGCTGCCCCGTGGGCCCCGCGATCATGGAGGTTGTGAAGGGGACCGTCCTCACGCTCGAGGGCGTCAAGGACGTGCAGGTCAACCTGACCTACGATCCCCCGTGGAGCCCGGAACGCGCGACGGACGACGGCAAGGTCATGCTCGCGGCGATGGGCATCCCGATCTGA
- a CDS encoding sulfurtransferase: MESWSTLVDVDGLAQRLGDDDLVVLDCRHILTDPKAGEAMHAAGHIPGAFHAHVDRDLSGPVGRTTGRHPLPDADAFRATASRWGVDAATQVVAYDDKGGIWAARAWWLFRDFGHRAVAVLDGGLPAWVAAGHPLSTEAPRRAPRRFEGRPLHMPTVTTWDMTTRAPRRLFDARAPERYRGDTEPIDPVGGHIRGAVNMPTGGNLGEDGRFLSRVALRAKYEKVLAGLPAREAAVYCGSGVTAPHDILAMEHAGLPGAALYPGSWSEWIRNPLRPVARGDE, from the coding sequence GTGGAGTCCTGGAGCACGCTCGTGGACGTGGACGGGCTCGCGCAAAGGCTCGGCGACGACGACCTCGTCGTTCTCGACTGCCGACACATCCTCACGGATCCGAAGGCCGGCGAGGCGATGCACGCCGCGGGCCACATCCCGGGCGCGTTCCACGCGCACGTCGACCGCGACCTTTCGGGCCCCGTCGGCCGGACGACGGGCCGTCACCCGCTCCCGGACGCGGACGCCTTCCGCGCGACGGCGTCGCGATGGGGCGTCGACGCGGCGACGCAGGTCGTCGCGTACGACGACAAGGGAGGGATCTGGGCGGCGCGCGCCTGGTGGCTCTTCCGCGACTTCGGCCACCGCGCGGTCGCGGTCCTCGACGGCGGGCTTCCCGCGTGGGTCGCGGCGGGCCATCCGCTCTCGACCGAAGCGCCGCGCCGCGCGCCGCGCCGCTTCGAGGGGCGGCCGCTGCACATGCCGACGGTCACGACGTGGGACATGACGACGCGCGCGCCCCGGCGGCTCTTCGACGCGCGGGCCCCCGAGCGCTACCGCGGCGACACGGAGCCGATCGATCCCGTGGGCGGCCACATCCGCGGCGCGGTCAACATGCCGACGGGAGGCAATCTCGGCGAGGACGGACGATTCCTTTCCCGGGTCGCGCTCCGGGCCAAGTACGAGAAGGTGCTCGCCGGCCTCCCCGCGCGCGAGGCCGCGGTCTACTGCGGTTCCGGCGTCACCGCGCCCCACGACATCCTCGCGATGGAGCACGCGGGGCTTCCGGGCGCCGCGCTCTACCCGGGGTCCTGGAGCGAGTGGATAAGGAATCCCCTGCGTCCGGTGGCCCGGGGCGACGAATAG
- a CDS encoding GyrI-like domain-containing protein has translation MTPATPPRRARSPLGAFRVVQGPSETRLDPVRLARRRVVGPYVPWTRIQTLDEVLFALESAEVAATGPATGVYYDLPRSARAEALWEADLGYPVAPDARLPDGLEPLDLPATPGVALRYEGDLASFPQALAFLLAWAEERGTPARGHLVERFHVSDPVTLAETRDVFVGFAR, from the coding sequence GTGACCCCCGCGACGCCGCCCCGCCGCGCCCGCTCGCCCCTCGGCGCCTTCCGCGTCGTCCAGGGTCCCTCGGAGACGCGTCTCGACCCCGTCCGCCTCGCGCGGCGCCGCGTCGTCGGGCCCTACGTCCCGTGGACGCGCATCCAGACGCTCGACGAGGTGCTCTTCGCGCTCGAGTCCGCGGAGGTCGCCGCGACGGGTCCCGCAACGGGCGTCTACTACGACCTTCCGAGGAGCGCCCGCGCGGAGGCGCTCTGGGAGGCCGACCTCGGCTACCCGGTCGCGCCCGACGCGCGGCTCCCCGACGGCCTCGAACCGCTCGATCTCCCGGCGACGCCGGGCGTGGCGCTGCGCTACGAAGGCGACCTCGCGAGCTTCCCGCAGGCGCTCGCGTTCCTCCTCGCGTGGGCCGAGGAGCGCGGGACGCCCGCGCGCGGCCACCTCGTCGAGCGCTTCCACGTGAGCGACCCCGTGACGCTCGCGGAGACGCGGGACGTGTTCGTGGGCTTCGCGCGGTAG
- a CDS encoding lysophospholipid acyltransferase family protein gives MRPAREGEDPVRLYRAIYRAARRPNAAVTRLRVDGLHHIPEEGGLIVASNHLSWWDPVILGTVLPRPIHFLAKKEVFRGPFTNWFFSSAGAIPVDRQKGGNIEALAAAVRVIETGGVVGIFPEGTRAAPGRTLPPRTGVARLALATGAPVLPVAVLSDRFWGRGRATPRFGETVYVAVGPPVSFPRDPAAAADANVTPKVTADIFDRVVVELGRAEAARAAGAAWPRMSF, from the coding sequence ATGAGGCCGGCGCGCGAGGGCGAGGACCCCGTCCGTCTCTATCGCGCGATCTATCGCGCCGCGCGGCGGCCGAACGCGGCCGTGACCCGCCTCCGGGTGGACGGGCTCCACCACATCCCCGAGGAGGGTGGTCTCATCGTCGCGTCGAACCACCTCAGCTGGTGGGACCCGGTCATCCTCGGCACCGTCCTTCCGCGGCCCATCCATTTCCTCGCGAAGAAGGAGGTCTTCCGCGGGCCGTTCACGAACTGGTTCTTCTCGAGCGCGGGCGCGATCCCGGTCGACCGCCAGAAGGGCGGCAACATCGAGGCCCTCGCGGCCGCCGTCCGCGTCATCGAAACGGGCGGCGTCGTCGGCATCTTCCCGGAGGGCACGCGCGCCGCGCCGGGTCGCACGCTGCCGCCGCGCACGGGCGTCGCGCGCCTCGCGCTCGCGACGGGCGCGCCCGTTCTTCCCGTCGCGGTGCTGAGCGACCGGTTCTGGGGTCGGGGTCGCGCGACGCCCCGTTTCGGCGAAACCGTCTACGTCGCCGTCGGGCCCCCCGTGAGCTTCCCCAGGGACCCCGCGGCCGCGGCCGACGCAAACGTCACGCCGAAGGTGACGGCGGACATCTTCGACCGCGTGGTCGTCGAGCTCGGGCGCGCGGAAGCGGCCCGCGCCGCGGGCGCCGCGTGGCCGCGGATGAGCTTCTGA
- a CDS encoding DUF309 domain-containing protein codes for MEIEGALAEGARRYNAGRFWDAHEAWEEAWLALKAAGRTREADVLQGFILVSAAFENRARGRERGFKRQMAEGLARIRRGEAEARALGFDDVTRFTTALLDLYLDACRDVRWERWRARETPAPALARRASGGPS; via the coding sequence GTGGAGATCGAGGGCGCGCTCGCGGAAGGCGCCCGTCGCTACAATGCGGGCCGATTCTGGGACGCGCACGAGGCGTGGGAGGAGGCCTGGCTCGCGCTCAAGGCGGCCGGACGGACGCGCGAGGCCGACGTGCTCCAGGGCTTCATCCTCGTAAGCGCCGCGTTCGAGAATCGCGCGCGGGGTCGGGAACGGGGCTTCAAGCGGCAGATGGCCGAGGGCCTCGCGCGGATCCGCCGGGGCGAGGCCGAGGCCCGCGCGCTCGGCTTCGACGACGTGACGCGCTTCACGACGGCCCTCCTCGATCTCTATCTCGACGCGTGCCGCGACGTCCGATGGGAGCGTTGGAGGGCGCGCGAAACGCCCGCGCCCGCGCTCGCGCGCCGAGCCTCCGGAGGACCGTCATGA
- a CDS encoding VCBS repeat-containing protein produces the protein MVSRIAALVAVGLVLPAVVTLAVDDGDRPLLTFVRLIDSRSAGADVPFQAFDTHAANLFDLNRDGRMEIIAQSDNHRVYVIDPVSGRILAELYNNLPRSWAARDENGVAIGDVNGNGRADLVVVNSAGEITVFEVDPAGSANGTLAFKELWRALPDPRWMKPDFRYNDGRAYGGWPSADGAAFLADVEGNGKQWVFLQTDGTPGQYAFDPTGKFVWGGLRGDGNGGPVVDDLDGDGRLEVVFATDGGQVIVQDAKTGDLKWRYRLPNWPGSIPVHPLVADLDGDGTKEIVVGGRGVAGGPYSSSEESDITPENRAASHVQLAALDHRGKVLWYKQPEWANPLIYMAPVPHDVDGDGDLDLVFLDWNTIGHKPGRWERTGKANLFALEATTGETLWRTSVDSTWSNKAIALIDLDGDGVAEVLAEEQQGRDGLSFYSARDGKKKGWVGFPDGGWVASRGPFAADVDADGHVEVVVPVMRKAPSEHCERAKVNIGCREGALVIFKTQKGARVHDGNVPLFSLEYQGFPSLPGAPGFEIPPPVPVSNETSNGTTNGTAGNATRPPPNGTGGPGGGEPGGPDEALPERPVPALAPAVFAAVAFTVARALRRRS, from the coding sequence ATGGTGTCCCGCATCGCGGCGCTCGTCGCCGTCGGCCTCGTCCTCCCGGCCGTCGTCACGCTCGCCGTCGACGACGGGGACCGCCCCCTCCTCACGTTCGTCCGCCTGATCGACTCGCGAAGCGCGGGCGCCGACGTTCCTTTCCAGGCGTTCGACACGCACGCGGCGAACCTCTTCGATCTCAATCGCGACGGGCGGATGGAGATCATCGCCCAGAGCGACAACCACCGCGTCTACGTCATCGATCCCGTCAGCGGCCGCATCCTCGCGGAGCTCTACAACAACCTCCCGCGCAGCTGGGCGGCGCGCGACGAGAACGGCGTGGCGATCGGGGACGTGAACGGCAACGGGCGCGCGGATCTCGTGGTCGTGAACAGCGCGGGCGAGATCACCGTGTTCGAGGTCGATCCCGCGGGGAGCGCGAACGGGACGCTCGCGTTCAAGGAGCTCTGGCGGGCCCTTCCCGATCCCCGGTGGATGAAACCCGATTTCCGATACAACGACGGCCGCGCCTACGGAGGATGGCCCTCCGCGGACGGCGCCGCGTTCCTCGCGGACGTCGAGGGCAACGGCAAGCAGTGGGTGTTCCTCCAGACGGACGGCACGCCGGGACAGTACGCCTTCGACCCCACGGGCAAGTTCGTGTGGGGCGGCCTGCGCGGCGACGGGAATGGCGGCCCCGTCGTGGACGACCTCGACGGCGACGGAAGGCTCGAGGTCGTGTTCGCGACCGATGGAGGCCAGGTCATCGTGCAGGACGCGAAGACGGGCGACCTCAAGTGGCGCTACCGGCTGCCGAACTGGCCGGGCTCGATCCCGGTCCATCCGCTCGTCGCGGATCTCGACGGCGACGGGACGAAGGAGATCGTCGTGGGCGGAAGGGGCGTCGCGGGCGGGCCCTACTCCTCGAGCGAGGAGAGCGACATCACGCCGGAGAACCGCGCGGCTTCCCACGTTCAGCTCGCCGCGCTCGACCACCGCGGGAAGGTGTTGTGGTACAAGCAGCCTGAGTGGGCGAACCCGCTCATCTACATGGCGCCGGTCCCGCACGACGTGGACGGCGACGGCGACCTCGATCTCGTGTTCCTCGATTGGAACACCATCGGCCACAAGCCCGGACGATGGGAGAGGACGGGCAAGGCCAACCTCTTCGCGCTCGAGGCGACGACGGGCGAGACGCTCTGGCGCACGAGCGTCGATTCGACGTGGTCGAACAAGGCCATCGCGCTCATCGACCTCGACGGCGACGGCGTCGCGGAGGTTCTCGCGGAGGAGCAGCAAGGCCGGGACGGCCTCTCGTTCTACTCCGCGCGGGACGGGAAGAAGAAAGGCTGGGTCGGCTTCCCCGACGGCGGTTGGGTCGCGTCGCGCGGTCCCTTCGCGGCGGACGTCGACGCGGACGGCCACGTCGAGGTCGTGGTGCCGGTCATGAGGAAGGCTCCCTCCGAGCACTGCGAGCGCGCGAAGGTGAACATCGGCTGCCGCGAGGGCGCCCTCGTGATCTTCAAGACGCAGAAGGGCGCGCGCGTGCACGACGGCAACGTGCCGCTCTTTTCCCTCGAGTACCAGGGTTTCCCGAGCCTGCCCGGGGCTCCGGGATTCGAGATCCCGCCGCCCGTTCCGGTCTCGAACGAAACCTCGAACGGGACGACCAACGGCACGGCCGGCAACGCGACGCGTCCGCCGCCGAACGGGACCGGCGGCCCCGGCGGAGGCGAACCAGGCGGCCCCGACGAAGCGCTGCCGGAACGTCCGGTGCCCGCGCTCGCTCCCGCGGTCTTCGCGGCCGTGGCATTCACGGTCGCGCGGGCGCTGCGCCGCCGCTCCTGA
- a CDS encoding metallophosphoesterase family protein — translation MRTVALLLVVLVLALPPASAQAPALAPLVPEGVHVAYGSDPARTMTVMWHIRTSGAGQWTTSGLNLHVEYGTTAAYGLSAHAMPRPSPSLFSVAFVAFLHGLEPATEYHYRVGSENTGWTKSMTFRTAPLNATSFVVTAYGDQGVGRTATREPDAASPPARAVKAALDADPVLHLHPGDLSYGDWETWARHVEPLASRVPYMSALGNHDGDEERDLKEYIARMVMPSAPGAHYYAFTYGHARFVSLDTEAWCVQSISRGSGDHYGCTDQVNPAQLAFIEREFAAARADPDIRFLIPFFHKPMVSDGRHGGQARIVEAWGALFEKYRPEIVIQAHDHLYERSKPMVAGKGVDPHGSVYVVTGGGGRSLYDFRNATAPDWEAARAKEHHVVAMRFDGDVVNVTAIGLDGKILDAFTVPSLADHVSAGAGSPTRATPDIGFAWAALVAALAVALRARPRAR, via the coding sequence ATGCGCACGGTCGCGCTCCTGCTTGTGGTCCTTGTCCTCGCGCTTCCCCCAGCCTCCGCCCAGGCGCCCGCGCTCGCCCCGCTCGTCCCGGAGGGGGTCCACGTCGCGTACGGCTCGGACCCGGCCCGGACGATGACGGTGATGTGGCACATCCGGACGTCGGGGGCCGGGCAGTGGACCACGTCGGGCCTGAACCTGCACGTGGAATACGGCACGACCGCCGCCTACGGCCTGAGCGCGCACGCGATGCCGCGCCCCTCGCCGAGCCTTTTCTCGGTCGCTTTCGTCGCCTTCCTCCACGGGCTTGAACCCGCGACCGAGTACCATTACCGCGTCGGATCCGAGAACACCGGCTGGACGAAGTCCATGACCTTCCGCACGGCGCCCTTGAACGCGACGTCGTTCGTGGTGACGGCGTACGGCGACCAGGGCGTGGGCCGCACGGCGACGCGCGAGCCCGACGCGGCGTCGCCCCCCGCGCGCGCCGTGAAGGCCGCGCTCGACGCCGACCCCGTGCTCCATCTCCACCCGGGCGATCTCTCGTACGGGGACTGGGAGACCTGGGCGCGCCATGTGGAACCGCTCGCCTCGCGCGTTCCCTACATGTCGGCGCTCGGGAACCACGACGGCGACGAGGAACGCGACCTCAAGGAGTACATCGCGCGCATGGTGATGCCGTCCGCGCCCGGGGCCCACTACTACGCGTTCACGTATGGCCATGCCCGCTTCGTGTCCCTCGACACGGAGGCGTGGTGCGTCCAATCCATCTCGCGGGGCTCGGGCGACCACTACGGTTGCACGGACCAGGTGAACCCCGCGCAGCTCGCGTTCATCGAGCGGGAGTTCGCGGCCGCGCGCGCGGATCCCGATATTCGGTTCCTGATCCCCTTCTTCCACAAGCCCATGGTGAGCGACGGCCGCCACGGGGGGCAGGCCCGGATCGTCGAGGCTTGGGGCGCGCTCTTCGAGAAGTATCGCCCCGAGATCGTGATCCAGGCCCACGACCACCTCTACGAGCGGTCGAAGCCGATGGTCGCCGGCAAGGGCGTCGACCCCCACGGGAGCGTGTACGTCGTGACGGGCGGGGGCGGCCGCAGCCTCTACGACTTCCGCAACGCGACGGCGCCCGACTGGGAGGCCGCGCGGGCGAAGGAGCACCACGTGGTCGCGATGCGGTTCGACGGCGACGTCGTGAACGTGACGGCGATCGGACTCGACGGGAAGATCCTCGACGCCTTCACGGTCCCGTCCCTCGCCGATCACGTGAGCGCGGGCGCCGGGTCGCCGACGCGCGCGACGCCGGACATCGGATTCGCGTGGGCCGCGCTCGTGGCGGCGCTCGCGGTGGCGCTCAGGGCCCGTCCCCGTGCCCGATAG
- a CDS encoding NAD(P)/FAD-dependent oxidoreductase codes for MDVVVVGGGAAGFFGALRAAGLGARATLLEAGAEPLAKVAISGGGRCNVTHALHDAAAFVAHYPRGAKELRSVLARFAAKDTMAWFEARGVALKVEADRRVFPVSDDSASIVDALLAEARALDVDVRARARPEAVERDGARFRIALKGGGTIGADRVLLATGSSPAGHALAAKLGHTIVPPVPALFSFVVRDPRLDGLAGLAVPRVRATLACDGLKKPVTKEGPLLVTHQGLSAHAVLRLSAAAARELAATRYAAEVAVDFAPDATDDALRLAADAARAANPRGTIGAHAFVDTVPRRLWDRLVAAAGIDPATRWSEVPKKGLHDLVGQLKRARFVVSGRGDFREEIVTAGGVARREVDWTRMESRLVPGLHFAGEILDVDGLTGGFNLQNAWSTGWVAGSAMADPVTRGP; via the coding sequence ATGGACGTCGTCGTGGTCGGAGGCGGAGCCGCCGGCTTCTTCGGCGCCCTGCGCGCCGCCGGGCTCGGGGCCCGCGCGACGCTCCTCGAAGCGGGCGCCGAGCCGCTCGCGAAGGTCGCGATCTCCGGCGGCGGGCGCTGCAACGTGACGCACGCGCTCCACGACGCGGCCGCGTTCGTCGCGCACTACCCCCGCGGCGCGAAGGAGCTCCGGAGCGTCCTCGCGCGCTTCGCCGCGAAGGACACGATGGCCTGGTTCGAGGCGCGCGGCGTCGCGCTCAAGGTCGAGGCCGATAGGCGGGTCTTCCCCGTCTCCGACGACTCCGCCTCGATCGTGGACGCGCTCCTCGCCGAGGCTCGCGCGCTCGACGTCGACGTGCGCGCCCGCGCGCGGCCCGAGGCGGTCGAGCGCGACGGCGCGCGCTTCCGCATCGCCCTCAAGGGCGGCGGAACGATCGGGGCCGACCGCGTCCTCCTCGCGACGGGCTCCTCGCCCGCGGGGCACGCTCTCGCCGCGAAGCTCGGGCACACCATCGTCCCGCCCGTTCCTGCGCTCTTCAGCTTCGTCGTGCGCGACCCCCGTCTCGACGGCCTCGCGGGCCTCGCAGTCCCGCGCGTCCGCGCGACGCTCGCGTGCGATGGCCTCAAGAAGCCGGTCACGAAGGAGGGTCCGCTCCTCGTCACGCACCAGGGCCTCTCCGCGCACGCGGTGCTGCGCCTCAGCGCGGCCGCCGCACGCGAGCTCGCCGCGACGCGCTACGCGGCCGAGGTCGCGGTCGACTTCGCGCCCGATGCGACGGACGACGCGCTCCGCCTGGCCGCGGACGCCGCGCGCGCCGCGAATCCGCGCGGCACGATCGGCGCGCACGCGTTCGTCGACACGGTCCCGCGCCGCTTGTGGGACCGCCTCGTCGCGGCCGCCGGGATCGATCCGGCGACGCGCTGGAGCGAGGTCCCGAAGAAGGGGCTCCACGACCTCGTGGGCCAGCTCAAGCGCGCGCGCTTCGTCGTCTCGGGCCGCGGCGACTTCCGCGAGGAGATCGTGACCGCGGGCGGCGTCGCGCGGCGCGAGGTGGACTGGACGCGCATGGAATCGCGCCTCGTGCCAGGCCTCCACTTCGCGGGGGAAATCCTCGACGTGGACGGGCTCACGGGCGGGTTCAACCTGCAGAACGCGTGGAGCACGGGCTGGGTCGCGGGGAGCGCGATGGCGGACCCCGTCACCCGTGGACCGTGA
- a CDS encoding type II toxin-antitoxin system HicB family antitoxin gives MPRIPMRYQVLLEGHPLGGYVAECVEIPGALAEGATEKEVLENLGEALARILDERRSEARETAALSGADIRAVTVHG, from the coding sequence ATGCCCCGCATCCCCATGCGCTACCAGGTCCTGCTCGAAGGCCACCCCCTCGGCGGCTACGTCGCCGAATGCGTCGAGATCCCCGGCGCGCTCGCGGAGGGCGCGACCGAGAAGGAGGTGCTCGAGAACCTCGGCGAGGCGCTCGCGCGCATCCTCGACGAGCGCCGCAGCGAAGCGCGCGAGACCGCGGCGCTCTCGGGCGCGGACATCCGCGCGGTCACGGTCCACGGGTGA
- the ilvA gene encoding threonine ammonia-lyase produces the protein MSLVTLADVERARVAIRGVVHHTPLTPSATFSDLSGAEVALKLENLQRTGSFKIRGAYNKIATLSPGERAKGVVAASAGNHAQGVALAARLAGIPATIVMPKNAPISKAAAVRGYGAKLVPHGVDYAEAEEKAFEIQKETGATFVHAFNDPAVIAGQGTLGLEILDDMPDVETVVVPIGGGGLASGVGAAIKAKRPDVRVVGVVPEGAASLPESLKKGAIVTLDRVQTIADGLATRKVGSLTFDHIRKHVDDVAVVGDDETAKAILLLLERAKTVVEGAGAVGLAAILSGRVKLDGRKTVVILSGGNIDVTLLDTIIQRGLVRTGRSLSLATVVDDKPGALRDLLGVLAALGANVEAIEHDRARLDVGVGRARVLVRLATRGPEHVEEILAALAAKGYATDADP, from the coding sequence ATGTCCCTCGTGACGCTCGCGGACGTCGAGCGCGCCCGCGTCGCGATCCGCGGCGTCGTCCACCACACGCCGCTCACGCCCTCCGCCACGTTCTCCGACCTCTCGGGCGCGGAGGTCGCGCTCAAGCTCGAGAATCTCCAGCGCACGGGCTCCTTCAAGATCCGCGGCGCGTACAACAAGATCGCGACGCTCTCCCCCGGCGAGCGCGCGAAGGGCGTCGTCGCGGCGAGCGCCGGCAACCACGCCCAGGGCGTCGCGCTCGCGGCGCGCCTCGCGGGCATTCCCGCGACGATCGTCATGCCGAAGAACGCGCCCATCAGCAAGGCCGCCGCGGTGCGCGGCTACGGCGCGAAGCTCGTCCCGCACGGGGTCGATTACGCGGAAGCGGAGGAGAAGGCCTTCGAGATCCAGAAGGAGACGGGCGCGACGTTCGTGCACGCGTTCAACGACCCCGCGGTGATCGCCGGGCAGGGCACGCTCGGCCTCGAGATCCTCGACGACATGCCCGACGTCGAGACCGTCGTCGTGCCGATCGGCGGCGGGGGTCTCGCAAGCGGCGTCGGCGCCGCGATCAAGGCGAAGCGGCCCGACGTGCGCGTCGTCGGGGTCGTGCCCGAGGGCGCGGCGAGCCTCCCCGAGTCGCTCAAGAAGGGCGCGATCGTGACGCTCGACCGCGTCCAGACCATCGCGGACGGCCTCGCGACGCGCAAGGTCGGGTCGCTCACGTTCGACCACATCCGGAAGCACGTCGACGACGTCGCGGTCGTGGGCGACGACGAGACCGCGAAGGCCATCCTGCTCCTCCTCGAGCGCGCGAAGACGGTCGTCGAGGGCGCGGGCGCGGTCGGGCTCGCGGCGATCCTCTCGGGCCGCGTGAAGCTCGACGGCCGCAAGACGGTCGTCATCCTCTCGGGCGGCAACATCGACGTGACGCTCCTCGACACGATCATCCAGCGCGGCCTCGTGCGGACGGGCCGATCGCTCTCGCTCGCCACCGTCGTCGACGACAAGCCCGGAGCCCTCCGCGACCTCCTGGGCGTCCTCGCGGCGCTCGGCGCGAACGTCGAGGCGATCGAGCACGACCGCGCGCGCCTCGACGTCGGCGTCGGCCGCGCGCGCGTCCTCGTCCGGCTCGCGACGCGCGGCCCCGAGCACGTCGAGGAGATCCTCGCGGCGCTCGCGGCCAAGGGGTACGCGACGGACGCGGATCCCTGA
- a CDS encoding helix-turn-helix domain-containing protein, with translation MRHMLRFQGLRRLAPALVALLAVAAMPAAAAAESPPMPSLRLVEESDGTLVLVVDSNGLLGSEPTYVVAPAPAGLGGEAERRFAPVPAALRSLGDHFPALDTPEVDAALGAAMDAVSPALSTPEDSPIGDAAHAASDVFAIERQDGSGLGSARFEVTVTEAPAFGSLGARTGDIAAGALLSAPAALASDAAPVLAPAIRFVVPDRSDAPATVSTPKASSSTSTASVSAPARSGDDPVKIAAATAATGVLGLAAWILYHRIRESATLANATRKAIYDAVSANPGLGVQDLARVASVSYSTASYHLDRLVEARMLVLANEAGRLAYYKNGGAFTESERKVLPLLKNAEAMRVLEAILASPGTYRAALAESLGVTATTINWHLKRLVDAGLVVERREGRSARLFADRARLNEAFGPVLAKLDGVVADGAPALPELRRALATEPVAA, from the coding sequence ATGCGTCACATGCTCCGTTTCCAGGGGCTCAGGCGCCTGGCGCCTGCGCTCGTCGCCCTGCTCGCCGTCGCCGCGATGCCCGCCGCCGCGGCCGCCGAGTCGCCCCCGATGCCGTCGCTCCGTCTCGTCGAGGAGTCGGACGGGACCTTGGTTCTCGTCGTGGACTCCAACGGCCTTCTCGGGTCCGAGCCGACCTACGTCGTCGCGCCCGCCCCCGCGGGCCTCGGCGGCGAGGCCGAGCGCCGCTTCGCGCCCGTCCCCGCCGCGCTGCGCTCGCTCGGCGACCACTTCCCCGCGCTCGACACGCCCGAAGTCGACGCCGCCCTCGGCGCCGCGATGGACGCCGTTTCCCCCGCCCTCTCGACCCCCGAAGACTCGCCGATCGGGGACGCCGCGCACGCGGCAAGCGACGTCTTCGCGATCGAGCGCCAGGACGGCTCCGGGCTCGGATCCGCGCGCTTCGAGGTGACCGTCACCGAAGCGCCGGCCTTCGGAAGCCTCGGCGCGCGAACCGGCGACATCGCCGCGGGCGCGCTCCTCTCGGCCCCGGCGGCGCTCGCCTCGGACGCGGCCCCGGTGCTCGCGCCTGCGATCCGCTTTGTCGTCCCCGACCGGTCCGACGCCCCCGCGACGGTCTCGACCCCGAAGGCCTCGTCCTCCACCTCCACCGCGTCCGTCTCGGCGCCCGCGCGATCGGGCGACGACCCCGTGAAGATCGCGGCCGCGACGGCCGCGACCGGCGTCCTCGGCCTCGCGGCGTGGATCCTCTACCACCGCATCCGCGAGTCCGCGACGCTCGCGAACGCGACGCGCAAGGCGATCTACGACGCGGTCTCGGCGAACCCGGGCCTCGGTGTCCAGGACCTCGCGCGCGTGGCGTCGGTCTCCTACTCCACCGCGAGCTACCACCTCGACCGCCTCGTCGAGGCGCGCATGCTCGTGCTCGCGAACGAGGCCGGCCGCCTCGCTTACTACAAGAACGGCGGCGCGTTCACCGAGTCCGAGCGCAAGGTCCTCCCGCTCCTCAAGAACGCGGAGGCGATGCGCGTGCTCGAAGCCATCCTCGCCTCGCCGGGCACGTACCGCGCCGCGCTCGCCGAGAGCCTCGGCGTGACCGCGACGACGATCAACTGGCACCTCAAGCGCCTCGTGGACGCGGGCCTCGTCGTCGAGCGCCGCGAGGGCCGCAGCGCCCGCCTCTTCGCGGACCGCGCCCGCCTCAATGAGGCCTTCGGGCCCGTGCTCGCGAAGCTCGACGGCGTCGTCGCGGACGGCGCGCCCGCGCTTCCGGAGCTGCGCCGCGCGCTTGCGACGGAACCCGTGGCGGCGTAA